A window of Tripterygium wilfordii isolate XIE 37 chromosome 7, ASM1340144v1, whole genome shotgun sequence contains these coding sequences:
- the LOC120001563 gene encoding 5'-nucleotidase SurE-like: MTSARNNHSLPPALVSNLQDVLLRRKAGEENGDPSKDADESAESCTSTSVEDSTADDNSSKPIVLVTNGDGIESPGLVYLVEALVGEGLYNVNVCAPQSDKSVSGHSVTLQETVTVTSTELGGATAYEVSGTPVDCVSLALSGSLFSWSKPLLVISGINRGSSCGHHTFYSGVVAGAREALMCNVPSLSISLNWKKDESQESDFKDAVSICLPLINAALRDIEKGLFPESCLLNIEIPTCPSTNKGFKLTKQSMWRSMPSWHTVSANRHPSGGHFMSNQQSLGIQLAQLSRDASAAGAARRLTKQRPNVEIESVGAAGKLAAGRLKKYFRLEFVDKEQDDADDDLDFRALEKGFVTITPLSLSPHIESNTRAAASDWVSAVLHGDQ; the protein is encoded by the exons ATGACTTCCGCTAGGAACAATCACTCGCTTCCTCCTGCTCTTGTCTCGAATTTGCAAGATGTACTACTCAGAAGAAAGGCCGGGGAGGAAAACGGGGATCCATCGAAGGACGCAGATGAATCAGCGGAGTCCTGTACTTCCACTTCGGTTGAAGATAGCACTGCCGATGATAATAGCTCTAAACCGATTGTTTTGGTCACAAATGGTGACGGGATTGAGTCCCCCGGCCTTGTTTATCTAGTTGAAGCGTTAGTGGGTGAAGGCCTTTACAATGTCAATGTTTGTGCGCCGCAATC GGATAAATCAGTGTCAGGTCATTCTGTGACTCTGCAGGAAACAGTTACTGTGACTTCTACTGAACTTGGTGGCGCCACAGCATATGAAGTTTCAG GGACTCCTGTGGACTGTGTCTCTTTAGCACTATCTGGCTCACTATTTTCTTGGTCAAAGCCTCTGCTG GTTATCAGTGGAATTAACCGTGGATCAAGCTGTGGACATCACAC GTTCTACTCTGGTGTTGTTGCTGGTGCTCGAGAGGCATTAATGTGTAATGTACCATCTTTGTCTATTTCGCTGAACTG GAAGAAGGATGAAAGCCAGGAGAGTGATTTCAAGGATGCTGTTTCCATCTGTTTGCCTTTGATAAATGCCGCACTTAGAGACATAGAGAAGGGACTCTTCCCGGAAAGTTGCTTGCTGAACATAGAAATTCCCACATGTCCCTCGACAAACAAG GGTTTCAAGTTGACCAAGCAAAGTATGTGGAGATCTATGCCTAGCTGGCACACTGTTTCAGCTAACCGTCATCCTTCTGGTGGACATTTCATGTCTAATCAACAAAGCCTTGGCATCCAGCTAGCACAACTTAGCCGAGATGCATCTGCTGCC GGTGCAGCTCGTCGTTTGACAAAACAAAGACCTAATGTAGAGATTGAATCAGTTGGGGCTGCAGGGAAGCTTGCTGCTGGTCGGCTGAAAAAATATTTCCGCTTAGAG TTTGTGGATAAGGAGCAGGACGATGCAGATGATGACTTGGATTTCAGAGCGCTTGAAAAGGGATTT